A single region of the Salipaludibacillus sp. LMS25 genome encodes:
- a CDS encoding AAA family ATPase — protein sequence MKTLKLISLELKNFKGVKSFTLAANGENVQVYGDNATGKSTLFDAMTWLLFDKDSHNKKDFAIKTLDEEGNEIHGLDHEVTAVFLVDDQSLTLKKTLKEKWTKKRGSAHKEFTGHNTKYHIDDVPIGTKKEFDEKVKSIIDEDAFKLLTNPDYFNEQLLMKGRRNVLLEVCGDISDQDVIASDKKLSKLSDLLSNKSIEDVKQMVAEQKKEINKQLDMIPVRIDESKHNLPDISGLNESQLNTNLKDYEEKIQAKEDEISRIRNGSEVTEKQKEHAQLQSDLITIKNEHNSETQSVVAAKEKEFYEVKSLRDDMEFQIMAVERQMSSKASQVEELTGEKERLLKKYHEVNGREFEHKHDENCPTCGQDLPPEQINEAHEKALANFNADKSEQLESIKAKGLDLKQQIEKLQEESKKLAESIPTKKDQLNHNESQLQDLQSEISALKNSTTSIEENETYKAKQAEIEQVKTDIEELKTSVNKKIEQAQSELSEIKDSKREVEQDLTKIAQHKQSEERIKELSEQERNLAKKYEELEEQLYLTEEFTRQKVSLLEDKINSKFKYARFKLFENQINDGLKETCETLYEGVPYGKGLNTGHRIIVGLDIIQTLSEHYGFQAPIFIDNAESVTKLPDMDAQLISLIVSKSDKKLRIEQVTQKEAV from the coding sequence TTGAAAACCTTAAAACTCATATCCTTAGAGCTTAAAAATTTTAAAGGCGTTAAGTCATTTACTTTGGCGGCAAATGGAGAAAATGTCCAAGTATACGGGGATAATGCCACAGGTAAGAGCACTTTGTTTGATGCTATGACATGGCTCTTATTTGATAAAGACAGTCACAACAAAAAGGATTTTGCAATTAAGACTCTGGATGAAGAAGGGAACGAAATACACGGGCTTGATCATGAAGTGACGGCAGTCTTTCTTGTAGATGATCAGTCCCTAACGCTCAAGAAAACACTTAAAGAGAAGTGGACGAAAAAGCGGGGGTCAGCTCACAAAGAGTTTACTGGTCACAACACTAAATATCACATTGATGATGTTCCTATTGGAACTAAAAAAGAATTTGATGAAAAGGTAAAAAGTATTATTGACGAAGATGCTTTTAAACTCCTGACGAATCCGGATTACTTCAATGAACAGTTGCTAATGAAAGGGCGCCGCAATGTCCTGTTAGAAGTATGTGGCGATATATCAGATCAGGATGTGATTGCCTCTGATAAGAAACTCTCAAAGCTCTCTGATCTACTTAGTAATAAGTCTATTGAAGATGTTAAGCAGATGGTCGCTGAACAAAAGAAAGAGATCAACAAGCAACTGGACATGATACCGGTTAGGATCGATGAGAGTAAGCATAATCTGCCCGATATATCAGGTCTTAACGAATCACAATTAAATACTAACTTAAAAGATTACGAGGAGAAAATACAAGCCAAAGAAGATGAAATCAGTCGTATCCGTAACGGCTCAGAAGTGACGGAGAAACAAAAAGAACACGCACAGCTGCAAAGCGATCTTATCACAATTAAAAATGAACATAACTCAGAAACGCAGTCAGTGGTTGCCGCCAAAGAAAAAGAGTTTTATGAGGTTAAAAGTCTCAGGGATGACATGGAATTTCAGATCATGGCCGTTGAGCGTCAAATGTCGTCCAAAGCATCACAGGTTGAGGAATTGACAGGTGAAAAAGAACGCCTGCTCAAAAAATATCACGAAGTAAACGGGCGAGAGTTTGAACATAAGCATGATGAAAACTGTCCGACATGCGGTCAAGATTTACCGCCAGAACAAATTAATGAAGCTCATGAGAAGGCACTGGCTAACTTTAACGCTGATAAATCAGAACAACTAGAAAGCATTAAAGCGAAAGGGCTAGACCTTAAACAACAGATCGAAAAGTTGCAAGAGGAAAGTAAAAAACTAGCTGAAAGTATCCCTACTAAAAAAGATCAATTAAACCACAATGAATCTCAGTTGCAAGATTTACAGAGTGAGATATCTGCTTTAAAAAATAGCACAACAAGCATTGAAGAGAACGAGACATACAAAGCAAAACAAGCAGAAATTGAGCAAGTTAAAACGGACATCGAAGAGCTTAAGACATCTGTTAACAAGAAGATCGAACAGGCACAAAGTGAGCTGTCAGAAATCAAAGATAGTAAGCGAGAAGTTGAACAAGATTTAACAAAAATCGCACAACACAAACAATCAGAAGAACGAATAAAAGAACTTTCAGAGCAAGAGCGCAATCTAGCAAAAAAATATGAAGAGCTGGAAGAACAACTCTATCTCACAGAAGAGTTTACACGTCAAAAGGTTTCACTTTTAGAGGACAAGATCAACAGCAAGTTTAAATATGCACGGTTTAAGCTCTTTGAAAACCAGATTAACGATGGACTAAAAGAAACGTGCGAGACGCTTTACGAAGGCGTGCCATACGGTAAAGGTCTCAACACTGGTCATCGCATTATCGTTGGACTGGACATCATTCAGACACTCTCAGAGCATTACGGATTTCAAGCGCCAATCTTTATAGACAACGCTGAATCAGTGACCAAGCTACCTGATATGGATGCACAGTTGATTAGTTTAATTGTATCTAAGTCAGATAAGAAGCTAAGAATCGAGCAAGTAACGCAAAAGGAGGCCGTTTAA
- a CDS encoding tyrosine-type recombinase/integrase, which yields MHCKQIRIKSGQTRWECYGDGPHDPATGKRKLIKRRGKTKNEAKKRVEQAIRSLAEDKIDQGLGKKVTFEMAAVHWLEVYTLTGVKRSTIRIREKETKILNTYIAKTPISHITHAQYQQLLNEISPKYARTTVQGVNTTAGMIFRQAIKDKLIKDNPQESVVIPKKRRTVEDIEKDQIQEKYLEREELEEFLTAIRNHGLDLDAEWFYLLAFSGMRSGELLALKWTDVNFKNNEIRITKTLYNEDNNMKKYELTPPKTEGSIRTISIEHEIMQLLKSHHRRQSKVKMKYRHEIEDYHDANFIFCRPNGYPFIQKNIIMRMNRLLSYTKITKKATPHIFRHSHISMMTEAGIDIATIMEKVGHEDMKTTMKIYTHVTNKMKKDASVKVRSLYENALSNIVL from the coding sequence ATGCATTGTAAACAAATTAGAATAAAGTCTGGTCAAACTCGTTGGGAGTGTTATGGTGATGGTCCTCACGATCCAGCTACAGGAAAAAGAAAATTAATTAAAAGAAGAGGCAAAACAAAGAATGAAGCAAAAAAAAGAGTAGAACAAGCTATACGCTCTTTGGCAGAGGACAAGATTGACCAAGGTCTTGGAAAGAAAGTAACTTTTGAAATGGCGGCTGTGCATTGGTTAGAAGTCTATACCTTAACTGGAGTAAAAAGAAGCACTATACGTATACGTGAAAAGGAAACAAAAATACTAAATACGTACATTGCTAAAACTCCAATATCACATATAACGCACGCTCAATATCAACAACTATTAAATGAGATATCACCAAAATATGCAAGAACGACTGTTCAAGGAGTTAATACAACAGCTGGTATGATATTCAGACAAGCAATTAAAGACAAACTAATAAAAGATAACCCGCAAGAGAGCGTTGTGATTCCAAAGAAACGGAGAACTGTTGAGGACATAGAAAAAGATCAGATCCAAGAAAAATATTTAGAGCGTGAAGAATTGGAGGAGTTCTTAACAGCTATACGTAATCATGGATTAGATTTAGATGCTGAATGGTTTTATTTACTCGCTTTTTCGGGCATGAGATCTGGCGAACTTCTTGCACTAAAGTGGACAGATGTTAATTTTAAGAATAACGAAATAAGAATCACGAAAACTCTTTACAACGAAGACAATAACATGAAGAAATATGAATTAACTCCTCCTAAAACAGAAGGATCTATTCGAACCATCTCAATTGAACACGAAATTATGCAACTACTAAAATCACATCATAGAAGGCAATCTAAAGTAAAGATGAAGTACCGTCATGAAATTGAGGATTATCACGATGCCAATTTTATTTTTTGTAGACCAAACGGATACCCTTTCATCCAAAAAAATATTATTATGAGAATGAATCGACTTCTTAGCTATACAAAAATCACCAAAAAAGCAACACCTCATATTTTTAGGCATTCACATATTAGTATGATGACTGAGGCTGGTATTGATATAGCAACGATAATGGAAAAGGTTGGACACGAAGATATGAAGACAACGATGAAGATCTATACTCATGTCACAAATAAAATGAAAAAGGACGCTTCCGTAAAAGTAAGATCACTCTACGAAAACGCCCTTTCAAACATTGTTTTATAA
- a CDS encoding CPBP family intramembrane glutamic endopeptidase: protein MKKNYWLIIIVFILTQLSPLVFLPLLNLVGFEGKELMGMAMFTGFTIGFILITLIALKTEPQREFIDNRATASETVLWSILGIFMAFAGQTIAALIETNLFGVEVGSENTQIIVDVANAVPLMIIVVAVFVPIMEEIVFRKVIFGYLYPRFGFWLSAIASGLIFAVVHMEFEHLLVYASMGIVFAYLYWKTKRIIVPILAHVGVNSFVMIVQVIFGDKMQEIIEQFEEIEQTVQAIMKGFLL from the coding sequence TTGAAGAAAAATTATTGGTTAATTATTATCGTCTTCATACTTACACAGCTCTCCCCTCTGGTGTTCTTACCACTTTTAAACCTGGTTGGTTTTGAAGGGAAAGAACTGATGGGTATGGCGATGTTTACCGGCTTTACAATCGGGTTCATTCTTATTACCTTGATCGCTCTAAAAACAGAACCACAAAGGGAATTCATAGATAATAGAGCAACTGCTAGCGAAACAGTGTTATGGTCAATTTTAGGTATCTTTATGGCTTTTGCTGGTCAAACGATCGCAGCCTTAATTGAAACGAACCTTTTCGGTGTGGAAGTAGGCTCTGAAAACACGCAAATAATCGTTGATGTGGCAAATGCTGTTCCACTCATGATTATAGTCGTTGCCGTTTTCGTGCCAATCATGGAAGAAATCGTATTTAGAAAAGTGATATTTGGCTACCTGTATCCACGCTTCGGCTTCTGGCTTTCAGCTATTGCCAGTGGGTTAATTTTTGCCGTCGTGCATATGGAATTTGAACATTTACTCGTCTATGCCTCCATGGGGATTGTCTTCGCTTATCTTTATTGGAAAACGAAGCGCATTATCGTCCCTATTTTAGCTCATGTTGGTGTCAATTCCTTCGTTATGATTGTGCAAGTCATTTTCGGTGATAAGATGCAAGAGATTATTGAACAGTTCGAGGAAATCGAACAGACCGTTCAAGCGATTATGAAAGGATTTTTATTATGA
- the groL gene encoding chaperonin GroEL (60 kDa chaperone family; promotes refolding of misfolded polypeptides especially under stressful conditions; forms two stacked rings of heptamers to form a barrel-shaped 14mer; ends can be capped by GroES; misfolded proteins enter the barrel where they are refolded when GroES binds), which translates to MAKEIKFREDARRSMLRGVDRLADTVKVTLGPKGRNVVLEKKFGAPLITNDGVTIAKEIELEDNFENMGAQLVSEVASKTNDIAGDGTTTATVLAQAMITEGLKNVTSGANPMVIRKGIEKATTAAVEELKKISKPIESKESISQVAAISAADDEVGQLIAEAMERVGNDGVITVEESKGFSTELEVVEGMQFDRGYASPYMVTDSDKMEAVLDDPYILITDKKIGNIQEVLPVLEQVVQQSKPILIIAEDVEGEALATLVVNKLRGTFNAVAVKAPGFGDRRKAMLEDIGTLTGGEVITEDLGLDLKSASITQLGRASKVVVTKDHTTIVDGNGDAAEISNRVNQIKAQIEETTSDFDKEKLQERLAKLAGGVAVVKVGAATETEMKERKLRIEDALNSTRAAVEEGIVAGGGTALVNVLDAVRSINVEGDEATGVNIVLRALEEPVRQISENAGLEGSIIVERLKGEKVGIGFNAATGEYVDMVEAGIVDPTKVTRSALQNASSVSAMFLTTEAVVADLPEEEGAGGGMPDMGGMGGMGGMGGMM; encoded by the coding sequence ATGGCAAAAGAAATTAAATTCCGTGAAGATGCACGACGTTCAATGTTACGTGGTGTAGACCGTTTAGCTGATACTGTTAAAGTGACATTAGGACCAAAAGGACGTAACGTTGTTCTTGAGAAAAAATTTGGTGCGCCACTTATTACAAATGACGGTGTGACAATTGCAAAAGAAATCGAACTTGAAGATAACTTCGAAAACATGGGTGCACAGCTCGTATCAGAAGTTGCAAGTAAAACAAATGACATCGCAGGGGACGGTACGACAACTGCAACAGTTCTCGCTCAGGCGATGATCACTGAAGGACTGAAAAACGTTACTTCTGGTGCAAACCCAATGGTGATTCGTAAAGGGATCGAAAAGGCCACAACAGCAGCTGTAGAAGAGCTTAAGAAAATTTCTAAGCCAATCGAAAGTAAAGAATCTATTTCTCAAGTAGCAGCTATCTCTGCCGCTGACGATGAAGTTGGTCAATTAATCGCAGAAGCAATGGAGCGTGTTGGAAACGACGGTGTTATTACGGTTGAAGAGTCTAAAGGGTTCTCTACTGAGCTTGAAGTCGTAGAAGGTATGCAATTCGACCGTGGATACGCCTCACCTTACATGGTAACAGACTCTGACAAGATGGAAGCTGTTCTTGACGATCCATACATTCTGATTACTGACAAAAAAATCGGAAACATTCAAGAAGTGTTACCTGTTCTTGAGCAAGTGGTACAACAAAGCAAGCCTATCCTTATTATCGCTGAAGATGTTGAAGGTGAAGCTCTTGCAACACTCGTTGTGAACAAACTTCGCGGGACTTTCAATGCAGTTGCTGTTAAAGCACCTGGATTCGGTGACCGTCGTAAAGCAATGCTTGAAGACATCGGAACACTAACTGGTGGTGAAGTGATTACTGAAGATCTAGGCTTAGACCTTAAATCTGCAAGCATCACTCAGCTAGGTCGTGCGTCTAAAGTTGTTGTGACAAAAGACCACACAACGATCGTTGACGGAAACGGAGATGCAGCTGAAATCTCTAACCGTGTCAACCAAATTAAAGCGCAAATCGAAGAAACAACTTCTGACTTTGATAAAGAAAAACTTCAAGAGCGCCTTGCTAAATTAGCTGGTGGTGTGGCTGTCGTTAAAGTTGGTGCAGCTACTGAAACTGAAATGAAAGAACGTAAACTTCGCATCGAGGATGCCCTTAACTCAACTCGTGCAGCGGTTGAAGAAGGTATCGTTGCCGGTGGTGGTACAGCCCTTGTTAACGTACTTGACGCTGTCCGCAGCATTAATGTTGAAGGTGACGAAGCAACAGGTGTTAACATCGTTCTTCGTGCCCTCGAAGAGCCAGTTCGTCAAATCTCTGAAAACGCTGGACTTGAAGGCTCTATCATCGTTGAGCGCCTGAAAGGTGAAAAAGTCGGCATTGGCTTTAACGCAGCTACTGGCGAATACGTTGATATGGTTGAAGCAGGAATCGTTGACCCAACGAAAGTAACACGCTCAGCCCTTCAAAATGCAAGCTCTGTATCTGCTATGTTCCTAACAACAGAAGCTGTTGTTGCTGACCTTCCAGAAGAAGAAGGTGCCGGCGGCGGAATGCCTGACATGGGCGGCATGGGCGGCATGGGTGGAATGGGCGGCATGATGTAA
- a CDS encoding helix-turn-helix domain-containing protein, whose protein sequence is MLKDKLVQLRKRKKKTQQDIADIIGVTRPAYTAYEKGNRTPDYDIIKKLADYFDVTTDYLLGRSDHPELTAEDDEKSFDYYKSKIAKEFPDIDLMFKDMESLSAEDMKEVYEYIKFKMSQKKDD, encoded by the coding sequence ATGTTAAAAGATAAGTTGGTCCAATTAAGGAAAAGAAAAAAGAAAACCCAGCAAGATATTGCTGATATTATAGGTGTTACCCGGCCTGCCTACACCGCTTATGAAAAAGGCAATAGAACTCCAGACTACGATATAATAAAAAAGTTAGCTGACTACTTTGATGTCACGACTGATTATTTATTAGGTCGTAGCGATCACCCAGAGTTAACAGCTGAGGATGATGAGAAAAGTTTTGATTACTATAAAAGCAAAATTGCTAAAGAGTTTCCTGACATAGACTTGATGTTTAAAGATATGGAATCGTTAAGCGCTGAGGATATGAAGGAAGTTTATGAATATATAAAATTTAAGATGAGTCAAAAAAAAGATGATTAA
- a CDS encoding MDR family MFS transporter, whose amino-acid sequence MAKIPQKWLVVITVLLGTFTIILNNSMLNPAVPHLMTVFDADAVATGWVITIFMVAMGMIMPLTGFLGDKFGKKQLYMAGLTLFLLGSLLGSLSWNLPSLIAFRGLQGIGGGVMMPLSLALIFDVFPRNERGLATGVWGVAAMMAPTIGPTLGGILVELGSWQWLFLCNIPTGLLGLIFSYIYLRQSEKMEGMRFDKWGFITVTLGVGSILLALGRVSKLANLTEPLNIFLVAIGSLAIFCFVKIENRTEQPLLDLSIMRVPAYAYSVWVAMISSISLFGGIFLLPLLIQQVYGYGAVMTGVVFLPAALLTGVFMTIGGKLLDQHGPTWVVTPGLCIVAIGTALLGFIGMETAIWVIFLLNGVRGIGMGLSTMPATTAGINAIPDKFVSRGSAMNNVMRQMSSALGIVFVSIYFEVRRGQVTALNGGSIEEASLTAITEGFLIVAVLAVLSIPAGFLLGKEVTKQRKKELAETAE is encoded by the coding sequence ATGGCAAAAATTCCGCAAAAATGGCTTGTGGTCATTACCGTTTTATTAGGTACTTTTACAATTATTCTAAATAATAGTATGTTAAATCCGGCTGTACCCCATTTAATGACAGTGTTTGATGCTGATGCGGTTGCCACTGGCTGGGTTATTACGATTTTTATGGTCGCTATGGGGATGATTATGCCGCTGACCGGCTTTTTAGGTGATAAATTTGGTAAGAAGCAGCTGTATATGGCGGGCCTTACGTTATTTTTACTTGGATCGCTGTTAGGTTCACTCTCTTGGAATTTACCATCACTAATTGCTTTTAGGGGGCTCCAAGGCATAGGTGGCGGGGTCATGATGCCACTGTCACTTGCACTAATCTTTGATGTATTTCCTCGAAATGAAAGAGGACTAGCTACAGGAGTTTGGGGAGTCGCTGCTATGATGGCCCCAACAATAGGGCCCACACTAGGCGGAATTTTAGTTGAACTTGGTTCATGGCAATGGTTGTTTCTATGTAATATTCCTACAGGCCTTTTAGGATTAATTTTTTCTTATATCTATCTCCGACAATCCGAAAAAATGGAAGGTATGCGCTTTGATAAATGGGGGTTTATCACTGTAACGCTTGGAGTTGGCTCGATTTTACTTGCGCTTGGTAGGGTTTCTAAACTGGCGAACTTAACAGAGCCGCTAAATATATTTCTTGTTGCTATAGGGAGTCTTGCTATTTTTTGTTTCGTGAAGATAGAAAACCGCACTGAGCAACCATTGTTAGATTTATCTATTATGCGTGTGCCAGCATATGCATATAGTGTTTGGGTTGCCATGATTAGTTCAATCAGTTTATTTGGCGGTATATTTTTGCTCCCCTTGCTTATCCAGCAGGTGTATGGTTATGGTGCGGTTATGACAGGTGTTGTATTTCTCCCAGCTGCGCTTCTTACAGGGGTGTTTATGACGATTGGCGGAAAACTCCTCGATCAGCACGGGCCTACTTGGGTCGTAACACCAGGACTCTGCATCGTGGCAATCGGAACGGCACTTCTTGGATTCATTGGCATGGAAACAGCGATCTGGGTCATCTTTTTATTAAATGGGGTGCGTGGCATAGGGATGGGGTTAAGTACAATGCCAGCAACGACAGCAGGTATTAATGCTATTCCAGACAAGTTTGTTTCACGCGGTTCAGCAATGAATAATGTGATGAGGCAAATGAGCTCGGCATTAGGGATCGTCTTTGTTTCAATTTATTTTGAGGTTCGCAGAGGGCAAGTGACGGCACTCAATGGCGGAAGCATAGAAGAAGCAAGTTTAACCGCCATTACAGAAGGATTTCTCATCGTAGCAGTTTTGGCAGTACTCTCTATTCCCGCGGGCTTCTTACTTGGGAAAGAAGTGACTAAACAGCGTAAAAAAGAATTAGCGGAAACAGCCGAATGA
- a CDS encoding Rha family transcriptional regulator, producing MNQLVFIKNNQAVTDSLTVADVFNKRHDHVVRDIENQLSKLIEAGESEWGATNFGETRYQHRQNKQWYQKYNLTEDAFAIIAMSYVTPEAMKMKIKFLNEFKKMKEKLQTQKPKNQLEILQGTINQLVEQERRVSEVEKKLDNISDIMTMDSVEWRDKVNSVLKKIANKWSGVEPYRSVKKLSYDRLEKRAGCKLELRLNNRKERALAQGMTKSYIRKINKLDVIQEDKKLIEIYIQIIKEMAIQFNVNISDFEEVI from the coding sequence ATGAATCAGTTAGTTTTCATCAAAAATAACCAAGCTGTAACTGATAGTTTGACAGTTGCGGATGTCTTTAATAAACGTCATGACCATGTTGTAAGAGATATTGAAAATCAACTTTCTAAACTAATTGAAGCCGGCGAGTCAGAATGGGGTGCCACCAACTTTGGGGAGACCCGTTACCAACACCGACAGAACAAGCAATGGTATCAAAAGTACAATTTGACAGAAGATGCATTCGCAATCATTGCAATGTCTTATGTAACTCCAGAAGCAATGAAAATGAAAATTAAATTTTTAAATGAATTCAAAAAAATGAAAGAAAAACTACAAACTCAAAAACCTAAAAACCAATTAGAAATACTCCAAGGAACAATTAATCAACTCGTTGAGCAAGAAAGACGAGTGTCGGAAGTTGAAAAGAAACTCGATAATATTTCAGACATTATGACGATGGACAGCGTTGAATGGCGAGATAAGGTCAACTCAGTGTTAAAGAAAATTGCAAATAAGTGGTCAGGAGTTGAGCCTTACAGAAGTGTTAAGAAACTTAGCTATGACCGACTTGAAAAACGTGCCGGATGTAAGTTGGAACTCAGGCTTAACAACCGGAAAGAACGGGCGCTTGCGCAAGGAATGACAAAGTCATATATCCGTAAAATTAACAAGCTTGATGTCATACAAGAGGACAAAAAACTCATCGAAATTTACATCCAAATAATCAAAGAGATGGCGATCCAATTCAATGTTAACATTAGCGATTTTGAGGAGGTTATTTAA
- a CDS encoding helix-turn-helix transcriptional regulator, whose amino-acid sequence MRIWLKEIRLQKGITQEKVSKGAGIERSYYTMIEQGRRTPSVQVAKKIAKYLEFDWTIFFSDECNEMKHRQQIQEVI is encoded by the coding sequence ATGAGAATATGGCTCAAAGAAATCCGATTACAAAAAGGAATAACTCAAGAGAAAGTTTCTAAAGGCGCTGGAATAGAGAGGTCCTATTACACAATGATCGAGCAGGGTAGAAGGACACCAAGTGTACAAGTTGCGAAAAAAATAGCTAAATACCTTGAGTTTGACTGGACTATTTTTTTTAGTGACGAATGTAACGAAATGAAACATAGACAACAAATACAGGAGGTGATCTAA
- the groES gene encoding co-chaperone GroES yields the protein MLKPLGDRIVIELVEQEEKTASGIVLPDSAKEKPQEGKIVAVGSGEVKDNGERVALEVKEGDSVIFSKYAGTEVKYEGKEYLILRESDVLAIIG from the coding sequence TTGTTAAAACCATTAGGTGATCGTATCGTAATTGAATTGGTGGAGCAGGAGGAAAAAACAGCGAGTGGAATCGTACTTCCAGACTCTGCGAAAGAAAAGCCTCAAGAAGGTAAAATTGTTGCAGTCGGTTCAGGTGAAGTGAAAGATAACGGTGAGCGTGTAGCACTTGAAGTTAAAGAAGGCGACTCTGTTATTTTCTCAAAATACGCAGGTACTGAAGTGAAATATGAAGGCAAGGAATATTTAATCCTTCGTGAAAGTGACGTTCTTGCAATCATCGGCTAA
- a CDS encoding DNA-binding protein codes for MPVTTFTEEEIKAIATEIRNQVVPVILREVQEKQLPPLMTRKQFMELVDIGPTKCNELFNRADFPVTRGLGHPRVPTKEFLEWVSQNTNRAEEVNLSYPYRVI; via the coding sequence ATGCCAGTAACAACTTTCACAGAAGAAGAAATAAAAGCAATTGCTACAGAGATAAGAAATCAAGTTGTGCCTGTTATTTTGCGAGAGGTGCAAGAAAAACAATTACCACCGTTGATGACGAGAAAGCAGTTTATGGAGCTAGTGGACATCGGCCCAACGAAATGCAACGAGTTGTTTAATAGAGCTGATTTCCCTGTGACTCGGGGGTTAGGACACCCACGAGTTCCTACTAAAGAATTTTTGGAATGGGTAAGTCAGAACACCAACAGAGCCGAAGAGGTTAATCTGAGTTACCCATATAGAGTGATTTGA
- a CDS encoding helix-turn-helix domain-containing protein, which produces MKQLDWGAVLKTARKREGLTQDELADKLHLTKSCISKFEHNVKEAKISTFINWMKHTNAQDLLIAAMLQIDPVQVSQMLELIGQYVTFIKLF; this is translated from the coding sequence GTGAAGCAGTTGGATTGGGGAGCTGTATTGAAAACAGCTCGGAAACGTGAAGGACTAACACAAGATGAATTAGCAGATAAACTTCACTTAACTAAAAGCTGTATTTCTAAATTTGAACACAATGTAAAAGAAGCTAAGATATCAACGTTTATCAATTGGATGAAACATACTAATGCTCAAGACTTACTCATAGCAGCCATGTTGCAGATTGACCCTGTACAAGTATCCCAAATGTTAGAGCTTATCGGTCAGTATGTCACGTTTATCAAACTATTTTAG
- a CDS encoding ImmA/IrrE family metallo-endopeptidase encodes MYTHIEDYINKLFKSIGVKNPTDLDMHTIANKIGVKIQHKEHPFRFNNEVLLTKGTKRQQWMDFGHEVGHYLRHCGSQAILDPLFIELQEWQANNFAYHFCVPTFMLDKLNIHNAYDIVNMFNVDHPFASKRLDMYLSNHFYNDKERYYAHS; translated from the coding sequence TTGTATACACATATAGAAGATTATATAAATAAACTATTTAAATCTATTGGAGTTAAAAATCCTACTGACTTAGACATGCATACTATAGCAAACAAAATCGGTGTCAAAATTCAACATAAAGAACATCCATTTAGATTTAATAACGAAGTTTTATTAACTAAAGGGACTAAAAGGCAGCAATGGATGGATTTTGGCCATGAAGTTGGTCATTATCTTAGACACTGCGGTTCCCAAGCGATATTAGATCCTCTATTTATCGAACTACAAGAGTGGCAGGCTAATAACTTTGCTTATCATTTTTGTGTACCTACTTTTATGTTGGACAAGCTCAATATTCATAATGCATATGATATTGTAAATATGTTTAATGTTGATCATCCTTTTGCATCCAAAAGGCTAGACATGTATTTAAGTAACCACTTTTATAATGATAAGGAGAGATACTATGCACATAGCTAG
- a CDS encoding YdiK family protein, with translation MRSPRFSGYLYFFLGTLFLLIAIQTAQASPGWDAITILLMAFAAFDYFLAFRMFAIAARQRHSKKK, from the coding sequence ATGAGATCTCCTAGATTTTCCGGTTATCTTTACTTTTTTCTCGGTACATTGTTTTTGTTAATTGCTATCCAAACAGCTCAGGCCTCACCTGGGTGGGATGCTATTACCATTCTCTTAATGGCGTTTGCTGCGTTTGACTACTTCCTAGCATTTCGCATGTTTGCTATTGCAGCACGGCAAAGACATAGTAAGAAAAAATAA